The Planctomycetota bacterium DNA segment TGCCGGGCGAGTTTCGCAAAATCCTCGCCCGACTCCGCCCGTTGGAGGACGGCGTCGGCCAACGCCCGCGCCTGCGCCTCCTCGGGAAACTCGCTCTTGCGAATCATAATCAGCCTCAACTGGATCCGCGCCTCCTTCTCGTAGCGTTCGGCCCGGACCTTGTTGTAGTAGTCCAGCAGTTCGGAGCGCGTGATGTGGATGGTCGGAGCGATACGCTCGCGCAGAAACCGCTGCACCAGAATCCGTTCGCGCTCCCGCTCCATCGTCTTCTCGACCGTGGACCCCTCGGCCTTGAGGCGCTCTTCCAGCAGGAGCATGCTTCCGGCCCCGGCGACGAGGTCCTTGAGCACCTGGCCGAGCGTCGCCTCGAGTTCCTCTTTCTGGGCGTCCGAAAGGCGCCGCTTCGCCTCCTGGATCACCAGCCGTTCGCTGATCGCCTCGCGCAACCTCAGGTCCACGACCGCCCGGCATCGGGCCTCGAACTCCTCCGGCGGAAGTTCCTTGCGCCACTGGCGCATCTGGGACCGGAGGGGCCCGAAAATGTCCTCCCGCGTGATGACCTCCTCGTTGACCTCCGCGAGAACCGCGTCGACGAGCCGCACCTCGCCCGCCTCCTCGTAGGCCACCAGGGGCGTCCGGCCGGGCGGCACGGGGATCGGCACTTCCTCCAGCCGCGCCTTATACGCTGCCTCGCCGTCCGGTCGCGCCCGCGTCGCGTCCGGCGCGGGGCCGCCGCGCACGGGTTTCGCCAGCGTTTCGCCGGGGGCGACGCGGCGAGCGGGGCTGACCTCGGCCTCGACGGAGGCGGAGTCGGCGGCGTATTCGCCGCCGCTCGTCGCCATCCGAGGCTCAAGCGGCCCGAGACCCCCGTCGTCGCGGGCGCGGCCGCAGCCGGCCGCCAAT contains these protein-coding regions:
- a CDS encoding peptidylprolyl isomerase: MRWAAVWVLAAGLAAGCGRARDDGGLGPLEPRMATSGGEYAADSASVEAEVSPARRVAPGETLAKPVRGGPAPDATRARPDGEAAYKARLEEVPIPVPPGRTPLVAYEEAGEVRLVDAVLAEVNEEVITREDIFGPLRSQMRQWRKELPPEEFEARCRAVVDLRLREAISERLVIQEAKRRLSDAQKEELEATLGQVLKDLVAGAGSMLLLEERLKAEGSTVEKTMERERERILVQRFLRERIAPTIHITRSELLDYYNKVRAERYEKEARIQLRLIMIRKSEFPEEAQARALADAVLQRAESGEDFAKLARQYSRDAMAEKGGDWGYVTQGAFGVRAVNDALFALSRGGIAPLVETADAFYVVKAEDRQDGRTVPFTEVQAEMEDQIRDAKYNETVSRYIQDLYGKSYVRVRRENL